One window of Chlamydia sp. 04-14 genomic DNA carries:
- a CDS encoding CesT family type III secretion system chaperone, giving the protein MLEKLIKNFATYIGITSTLEFDADGAYVLPISDLVKIRVLQNADNEIVFSAFLGELAPSADTNKVYLQMMVANLFGRETGGSALGLDSEGHVVMTRRIPEEVSYEDFARYIESFMNFSETWLEDLGLNKAQQGQ; this is encoded by the coding sequence CACGTATATTGGTATAACGTCAACCCTCGAATTCGATGCTGATGGAGCATATGTCTTGCCTATAAGTGATCTTGTCAAGATACGTGTACTACAAAATGCAGATAATGAAATTGTATTTAGTGCTTTCTTAGGGGAGTTGGCTCCTTCTGCGGATACGAATAAAGTATACTTACAAATGATGGTAGCGAACTTGTTTGGTAGAGAAACAGGAGGTAGCGCTTTAGGATTGGATTCCGAAGGCCATGTTGTCATGACACGTAGAATTCCCGAAGAAGTTTCATATGAAGATTTTGCTCGTTACATAGAGAGTTTTATGAATTTTTCTGAAACCTGGCTAGAAGATTTGGGACTAAATAAAGCACAACAAGGACAATAG